A genomic window from Candidatus Methylacidiphilum fumarolicum includes:
- the obgE gene encoding GTPase ObgE, with amino-acid sequence MFTDYVRILAKAGKGGNGCVSFCREAFRPHGGPDGGDGGKGGDVILKVNPQVSDLTPFFFSPHQFAEDGQAGKGKKRKGRDGKNLELEIPPGVVVYRLTAGHLLHSSTDLLPIPKPGEPMDKMVELLEPGMRFILCKGGRGGRGNFQFRSPINQAPRYAEEGEEGESGQFLLELKTIADIGFLGMPNAGKSTLLSKISSAKPKIAPYPFTTIRPHVGIVSYEDGLRISFADIPGLIQGAHLGKGLGFYFLRHIERSRILVYVLDLADQMTDSIAVFYMLQEEIQKYNKKLLEKPFIVVGNKIDLLPIENTKQQAYEFEQKTGYPLLPLSAREGSGIHHFLQQCREMVLLARKSFPSSKIELSKL; translated from the coding sequence ATGTTTACAGATTATGTGCGGATTTTAGCCAAAGCGGGAAAAGGAGGTAATGGTTGCGTTAGCTTTTGTCGAGAAGCCTTTCGTCCTCATGGAGGGCCCGATGGCGGAGATGGCGGTAAAGGAGGTGATGTTATCTTAAAAGTCAACCCTCAGGTTTCGGATTTGACCCCATTCTTCTTTTCCCCACACCAGTTTGCAGAAGATGGGCAAGCAGGCAAAGGCAAAAAAAGAAAGGGGAGGGATGGGAAAAACCTCGAGCTAGAGATACCTCCAGGAGTGGTCGTTTACCGGCTGACAGCAGGCCATCTGCTCCATTCCTCCACTGACCTTTTGCCTATTCCCAAACCCGGGGAGCCAATGGATAAAATGGTCGAACTGCTGGAACCTGGAATGCGTTTTATCCTTTGCAAAGGGGGAAGAGGCGGAAGAGGTAATTTTCAGTTTCGAAGTCCTATCAATCAAGCTCCACGATATGCCGAGGAAGGAGAGGAAGGAGAATCAGGGCAGTTTCTTCTAGAACTAAAAACTATTGCTGATATCGGGTTTTTGGGAATGCCTAATGCAGGCAAATCGACGTTGCTTTCTAAGATTTCGAGTGCAAAACCAAAAATAGCGCCCTATCCTTTTACTACAATCAGGCCTCATGTAGGCATCGTTAGTTATGAGGATGGTTTAAGAATTTCCTTTGCTGATATTCCAGGACTTATCCAAGGAGCGCATTTAGGAAAGGGTCTTGGATTTTACTTTCTTAGACACATAGAAAGATCTCGTATTCTCGTCTATGTGCTTGACCTTGCTGATCAGATGACAGACTCAATAGCTGTCTTCTACATGCTGCAGGAAGAAATACAAAAATATAATAAAAAACTGTTAGAAAAGCCTTTTATTGTTGTGGGAAACAAGATAGATCTTCTGCCTATTGAAAATACCAAACAACAAGCCTATGAGTTTGAACAAAAAACTGGCTATCCATTATTGCCCCTTTCGGCTCGCGAAGGCAGTGGGATCCATCATTTTCTACAACAATGTCGAGAAATGGTCTTATTAGCAAGAAAATCATTTCCTTCTTCAAAAATCGAGCTTTCTAAGTTATAA
- the rplS gene encoding 50S ribosomal protein L19 → MNLIEKIESSQLRKDIPSFSRGDFVTVMTKVVEGEKERIQSFSGIVISRKGRGINESFIVRKISYGEGIERNFKLHSPAIEKIIIEKKAPKIRRARLYYLRKQKGKEAMLGMKK, encoded by the coding sequence ATGAATCTGATTGAAAAAATTGAATCAAGTCAGCTAAGAAAAGACATCCCTTCATTTTCTCGTGGTGATTTTGTTACGGTGATGACCAAGGTAGTGGAGGGAGAAAAGGAAAGAATCCAATCTTTTTCTGGTATTGTCATTAGTCGAAAAGGCAGAGGAATAAACGAGTCTTTTATTGTCAGAAAAATTAGTTATGGAGAAGGGATCGAGCGGAATTTTAAATTGCATTCTCCTGCTATCGAAAAGATCATTATTGAAAAGAAGGCTCCTAAGATAAGAAGAGCAAGACTCTATTATTTACGGAAACAAAAGGGCAAAGAAGCGATGCTTGGGATGAAAAAGTGA
- a CDS encoding proteasome accessory factor PafA2 family protein → MKRIVGIETEYGCLFNQGADPLSVPEQVKDYLILEKKIGLIDIHDRDYDEPAGNGGFLFNGGRLYIDMGHVEYCTSECKNLADLVASDYAGERLLQTALDELGLSESVSFIKNNIDHYTGATFGCHENYLIRRNAPLTQQNVESLLAFLAIRGLMVGSGRVGSVLPAKKYNKKDGKTVHFQIMQRADYIQTEIYEWVQFNRALINARDEPLSDPCRFRRLHLLLGDSNILPFSQALKVGTTSLVLDLLECRMMPKIAFVDPVKTMQTVSHAATADCLIELADGRKWTPVDVLSEYYLQAEKLDEKDEDALWILKAWKEVLEGLSGNQEKLIGKVDWITKRYLLESFCMQEKIAWDDPWLDSLDLEYHQIDRKKNFVWLLPNTSYEDLALPAWPQNNYLAEPPRNTRAYVRSLLMRQLAKENVSYVIDWDYVQIGNSKYYSLDDPFICVMPKTTKRPYFDTIHW, encoded by the coding sequence ATGAAGCGAATCGTAGGCATCGAAACCGAATATGGGTGTCTGTTCAATCAGGGGGCTGATCCACTATCGGTTCCAGAACAGGTAAAAGATTATCTTATTTTAGAAAAAAAAATTGGTTTAATTGATATTCATGATAGGGACTATGATGAGCCTGCAGGAAATGGAGGGTTTTTGTTCAATGGGGGTAGGCTCTATATTGATATGGGTCATGTGGAGTATTGTACTTCGGAGTGCAAAAATCTTGCCGATCTTGTGGCATCTGATTATGCAGGGGAGCGATTGTTGCAAACGGCTTTGGATGAATTGGGGTTGAGTGAGAGCGTTTCTTTTATTAAGAATAACATCGATCATTATACAGGGGCGACATTTGGTTGCCATGAAAATTATCTAATTCGGCGTAATGCGCCTTTGACCCAGCAAAACGTGGAATCCCTGTTGGCATTTCTTGCGATTAGAGGACTGATGGTTGGAAGTGGTCGAGTGGGGAGTGTGTTGCCTGCAAAAAAATACAATAAGAAGGATGGCAAAACTGTTCATTTTCAAATCATGCAGCGGGCAGATTACATACAAACCGAAATTTATGAATGGGTTCAATTTAACAGAGCGCTGATCAATGCCCGTGACGAACCTTTGAGCGATCCATGTAGATTTCGCAGACTACACCTGCTATTGGGTGATTCCAACATTCTTCCCTTTTCTCAGGCTTTAAAAGTAGGAACCACCTCGCTTGTTTTGGATCTTTTAGAATGCCGAATGATGCCGAAGATCGCTTTTGTCGATCCCGTAAAAACGATGCAAACGGTTTCTCATGCGGCGACTGCGGATTGTTTGATTGAATTGGCTGATGGGAGAAAGTGGACGCCTGTGGATGTGCTCTCTGAGTATTATCTTCAGGCTGAAAAACTGGATGAAAAAGATGAAGATGCCCTGTGGATTTTAAAAGCTTGGAAAGAGGTGCTGGAAGGACTATCTGGGAATCAGGAAAAGCTTATTGGGAAAGTGGACTGGATCACTAAGCGCTATTTGCTCGAATCTTTTTGTATGCAAGAAAAGATAGCTTGGGATGATCCCTGGCTCGATAGTTTGGATTTAGAATACCATCAGATCGATAGGAAAAAGAATTTTGTATGGCTTCTTCCCAATACTAGTTATGAGGATCTTGCTTTACCTGCATGGCCACAGAATAACTATCTTGCGGAACCTCCAAGAAATACAAGGGCCTATGTTCGGAGCCTGCTCATGAGACAGTTGGCCAAAGAAAATGTTTCCTATGTGATCGATTGGGATTATGTTCAAATAGGTAATTCGAAATATTATTCGTTAGATGATCCTTTTATCTGCGTTATGCCAAAGACTACAAAACGGCCTTATTTTGATACAATCCATTGGTAG
- a CDS encoding 20S proteasome subunit alpha, with protein sequence MNQNPHPRFSLPVEAGRKERLKGDFVSLLKESGIVFPFSAPAELPTKPISERLWVESTTILAFYYKEGVIVAGDRRATAGNLVIHERAEKVISIDRNTILAIAGTPATAFEIARVLQHSFEFYRRSQLQPLSVAAKVRMVSKLLKDNMALSLQGIGIVVPLLALADPFGKEGPTIYFYDALGAQFQTVDFAASGSGSPAVRSILQYINRWSGKPSIERNEEEAIRLALQLLDIAAESDTATGGVNRRNRIFPQVKLLKKSGVVEIAEERLAELFAEVG encoded by the coding sequence GTGAATCAAAACCCACATCCAAGGTTTTCTTTGCCTGTTGAAGCGGGCAGAAAGGAAAGACTGAAAGGGGATTTTGTGTCGTTATTGAAAGAAAGTGGCATAGTCTTTCCTTTCTCTGCTCCGGCTGAGCTTCCCACAAAGCCGATTTCGGAAAGGTTATGGGTAGAATCAACAACAATCTTAGCCTTTTATTATAAGGAGGGAGTGATTGTAGCAGGGGATCGGAGGGCAACGGCGGGCAATCTTGTGATTCATGAACGCGCTGAAAAAGTGATTTCGATTGATCGAAATACGATTTTAGCGATAGCAGGTACGCCGGCAACGGCTTTTGAGATTGCCAGAGTCCTTCAGCATTCCTTTGAATTTTATCGAAGAAGCCAGCTTCAGCCTCTTAGTGTTGCTGCCAAGGTAAGAATGGTTAGCAAGTTACTGAAGGATAACATGGCTTTATCCTTGCAAGGCATTGGAATTGTGGTGCCACTGCTTGCCTTGGCAGATCCTTTTGGTAAGGAGGGACCGACTATTTATTTTTACGATGCTTTGGGAGCTCAGTTTCAGACCGTGGATTTTGCAGCCTCTGGATCTGGCTCTCCTGCTGTTCGAAGCATTCTGCAGTATATTAACAGATGGAGTGGAAAGCCAAGTATAGAAAGGAATGAGGAAGAAGCTATTAGGCTTGCCTTACAGTTGTTAGATATTGCTGCCGAGTCGGATACGGCTACTGGGGGAGTCAATCGAAGGAATAGAATCTTTCCGCAGGTAAAACTCTTGAAAAAAAGTGGCGTGGTTGAAATAGCTGAAGAAAGGCTAGCAGAATTGTTTGCTGAAGTCGGTTAG
- a CDS encoding ribonuclease HII, whose translation MTPLDLTFEKRLSNDGYRLIAGIDEVGRGALAGPIVAAAVILPLELPFHQSLKDSKCVGEKKRESVVRWLIKEIEIKYGLGFSSVEEIEKCNVHKASLLAMRRAVCCLDVEPDLLLIDGIWKLPGIEITSIPIAQGDAKVASIAAASLVAKVNRDLWMTKLGSLYRNYGWDKNKGYGTPSHFAAIKTNGFSPFHRKSFFRKREFFGQYEGYW comes from the coding sequence ATGACTCCCCTCGATCTGACTTTCGAAAAAAGACTCTCTAATGATGGGTATAGGCTTATAGCGGGAATTGATGAAGTTGGAAGGGGTGCTTTGGCTGGACCAATTGTTGCGGCGGCTGTGATTTTACCACTGGAGCTACCTTTTCATCAATCTTTGAAAGATTCCAAGTGCGTAGGAGAGAAAAAAAGAGAATCGGTTGTTCGGTGGCTGATCAAAGAAATCGAAATAAAGTATGGTCTTGGTTTTTCCTCGGTCGAAGAGATAGAAAAATGCAATGTTCATAAGGCAAGCTTATTGGCCATGAGAAGAGCCGTCTGTTGCCTTGATGTTGAGCCTGATCTTCTTCTAATAGATGGGATATGGAAGTTGCCCGGGATTGAAATTACATCTATACCCATTGCTCAAGGAGATGCTAAAGTGGCATCTATTGCTGCTGCATCGCTTGTTGCTAAAGTAAACCGAGACCTGTGGATGACTAAGCTTGGATCTCTCTATAGAAATTATGGATGGGATAAAAACAAAGGATATGGTACTCCTTCTCATTTTGCAGCAATAAAAACAAATGGATTTAGTCCTTTTCACAGAAAATCTTTTTTTAGAAAAAGAGAATTCTTTGGTCAATATGAGGGTTATTGGTAA
- the trmD gene encoding tRNA (guanosine(37)-N1)-methyltransferase TrmD → MRIDVITLCPKIIEAASEEGILKQAIKKGLLRLFIHQLRDYARDKHRTVDDRPYGGGPGMVLKCEPIFDAMEAIGYDKEKDTVVFPSPSGFQFSQKMAANLASQQRLIFICGQYEGVDQRVIDQLVDFEICVGDYILSNGTIATLVIIDSVVRLIPGVLGNENSVIDESFKDMLLEAPQYTRPRKFRDWEVPEVLLSGNHKAINLWRKRLAEEKTEKFRKDLWEAKKKETQYESD, encoded by the coding sequence GTGAGAATTGACGTAATCACCCTGTGTCCTAAAATTATTGAGGCTGCATCGGAAGAAGGAATTTTAAAACAAGCGATCAAAAAGGGATTGTTACGTCTTTTTATCCATCAGTTGAGAGATTATGCAAGGGATAAGCATAGGACGGTAGACGATAGGCCCTATGGAGGGGGTCCTGGAATGGTCTTGAAATGTGAGCCAATATTTGATGCTATGGAAGCCATTGGATATGATAAGGAAAAAGATACGGTTGTATTTCCTTCTCCTTCCGGCTTTCAGTTTAGCCAAAAAATGGCTGCCAACTTAGCAAGCCAACAACGGTTGATTTTTATTTGCGGACAGTATGAAGGGGTGGATCAGCGGGTGATAGATCAGCTTGTAGACTTTGAAATTTGTGTTGGAGACTATATACTCAGTAACGGGACAATCGCCACCCTTGTTATTATAGATAGTGTGGTGAGGTTGATCCCAGGGGTTTTAGGCAACGAAAATTCGGTTATTGACGAATCTTTTAAAGATATGTTACTTGAAGCTCCCCAGTATACCCGGCCAAGAAAATTTAGGGATTGGGAGGTTCCAGAGGTGCTTCTGTCGGGAAATCACAAAGCAATCAATCTATGGAGAAAGCGGTTAGCGGAAGAAAAAACTGAAAAATTTCGAAAAGATCTTTGGGAAGCTAAGAAAAAGGAGACTCAATATGAATCTGATTGA
- a CDS encoding 20S proteasome subunit alpha: protein MIEEPYRWLEAIANRREYIEDQLQAALPLAVVNGEPGIIIATKRAGTPKIYEIYDHLAMGCIGHPADMEKIRQSAIELAHLEGFTRSREDVSARRIVTYNLAVGLKNAFEQIFSAPFLFRCLFVELGEKLEKDEGWIVDYDGSYWTSFGRDMSKGLLISGKKEIMEKFRVERESLGLLEYKSMKEMVLYAIKLILWASDTASLKNSLIEGMRSVEERMELTTLADYEIVLMDRNYYGQQSFTVGNDTLLGFSSSS, encoded by the coding sequence GTGATAGAGGAGCCTTATAGATGGCTTGAAGCCATTGCCAACAGAAGAGAATATATTGAAGATCAACTGCAGGCTGCGCTGCCACTGGCTGTTGTTAATGGTGAGCCAGGGATAATCATTGCGACGAAAAGAGCAGGTACCCCTAAAATATATGAAATTTATGATCATCTAGCTATGGGGTGTATAGGCCATCCGGCGGATATGGAAAAGATTAGGCAATCAGCCATTGAGTTGGCTCATCTGGAAGGCTTTACGAGATCTAGAGAAGATGTTTCGGCTCGGCGGATTGTGACCTACAATCTGGCGGTAGGCCTTAAAAATGCATTTGAGCAGATTTTTTCAGCGCCTTTTCTTTTTAGATGCTTGTTTGTCGAACTTGGAGAAAAGCTCGAAAAGGACGAAGGATGGATTGTCGACTATGACGGAAGCTACTGGACCAGTTTTGGCAGAGACATGAGTAAGGGACTCTTGATCAGTGGCAAAAAGGAAATAATGGAAAAGTTCCGAGTAGAAAGAGAAAGCCTTGGCCTGTTGGAATATAAGAGCATGAAGGAAATGGTTCTATATGCTATAAAGCTAATATTGTGGGCATCTGATACGGCATCTTTAAAGAACTCTTTGATAGAAGGAATGCGATCGGTTGAAGAAAGGATGGAGCTAACTACGCTTGCAGACTATGAAATTGTGCTCATGGATAGAAACTATTATGGCCAGCAGAGTTTTACGGTAGGGAATGATACTTTGTTGGGCTTCTCCTCATCTTCATAG
- the rplU gene encoding 50S ribosomal protein L21, translating into MKAIIQTGGKQYWVSEGEQLSIELPSQQPTQENTIKIEEVLYVEDGQTKHVGTSFVPGAAVELECISEIKAPKVVAFKFRRRKGYHRTVGHRQKLLLVKVKKIHYPADNQ; encoded by the coding sequence ATGAAAGCAATCATACAAACAGGAGGAAAGCAATACTGGGTGAGTGAAGGAGAACAACTCTCAATCGAATTACCCAGTCAGCAACCTACCCAAGAGAATACGATTAAAATAGAGGAAGTTCTCTACGTGGAGGATGGGCAAACGAAGCATGTCGGTACTTCCTTTGTTCCAGGAGCTGCGGTTGAATTAGAATGTATCTCTGAAATAAAGGCACCTAAGGTTGTGGCCTTTAAATTCCGTCGCAGAAAAGGCTACCACCGAACCGTGGGTCATAGACAAAAACTTTTACTTGTCAAAGTTAAAAAGATCCATTATCCAGCTGACAATCAATAA
- a CDS encoding TMEM14 family protein, with the protein MIERISTGLILYGLTLLILGFVGYLSNPQKAKTSLFSGGGMGVLSIVLGYFSKLPFVLPVSFILIILFSLMLLWRAVITWKLVRAGNKNKLFAASLLSIMLFLSLLTLGYLYIAQK; encoded by the coding sequence ATGATAGAAAGAATCTCTACCGGCTTAATCCTTTATGGACTAACCCTTCTCATTCTTGGGTTCGTAGGGTATTTATCTAATCCTCAAAAAGCCAAAACTTCTCTTTTCAGTGGAGGAGGCATGGGGGTTCTTTCCATAGTCCTTGGCTACTTTTCTAAACTGCCTTTCGTATTACCTGTTTCCTTTATCCTTATTATCCTCTTTAGCCTTATGTTATTGTGGAGAGCAGTCATAACTTGGAAATTGGTACGAGCTGGAAACAAAAACAAACTCTTTGCTGCTTCTCTTCTTTCCATAATGCTCTTCTTGTCCCTGTTAACACTCGGTTACCTATACATAGCCCAAAAATAA
- a CDS encoding YraN family protein — MIVSMERIFLLPLLRLLLLKQDPLSVQLWVEKRAAKLATSFLRKIGFIILLRNITIEGYKLDLVCREKQTLVFVVVKGRYLAIFEEWHIRIDQKEKSRLIAAAYGYLKLLKKASVPFRFDTVEILFLEKSFPKVIHTRNVFGKENEL, encoded by the coding sequence ATGATTGTATCCATGGAAAGGATCTTTTTGCTGCCTCTGCTTCGACTTCTTCTCTTAAAGCAAGATCCACTGAGTGTTCAGCTTTGGGTGGAGAAAAGAGCCGCAAAACTTGCAACAAGTTTTCTTCGAAAAATAGGATTTATTATCCTTCTAAGAAATATAACGATTGAAGGATACAAACTTGATCTTGTATGCCGAGAGAAACAAACCCTCGTGTTTGTAGTAGTGAAAGGCCGTTATTTGGCCATATTCGAAGAATGGCACATACGGATAGATCAAAAAGAAAAGAGCCGCCTGATTGCTGCTGCCTATGGCTATTTGAAACTTTTAAAGAAAGCTTCTGTACCTTTTCGTTTTGACACAGTTGAAATTTTATTTTTAGAAAAGAGTTTTCCAAAGGTCATTCATACTCGGAACGTTTTTGGAAAAGAAAATGAACTATAA
- the rpsP gene encoding 30S ribosomal protein S16, which translates to MAVVIRLRREGKKGRPVYRIVVAEKRWPANGKYLEEVGFYNPMAEEPNFYRLKMDRVEYWLEKGAKPTETVNHLIKKASKNVAVH; encoded by the coding sequence ATGGCTGTAGTAATTAGATTACGTCGGGAAGGGAAGAAAGGTAGGCCTGTTTATAGAATTGTTGTTGCAGAAAAGAGGTGGCCTGCTAATGGCAAGTATTTAGAAGAAGTTGGATTTTATAATCCAATGGCTGAGGAACCAAATTTTTACAGACTTAAGATGGATCGAGTGGAATATTGGCTTGAGAAAGGAGCAAAGCCAACGGAAACAGTCAATCACCTTATAAAGAAAGCATCAAAGAACGTTGCCGTTCATTGA
- the ffh gene encoding signal recognition particle protein, whose amino-acid sequence MVDDFMLELLQQKLQALFKNLRGYGKLSEENISGAIREIRLALLAADVHYQVVRDICEEVKQKALGTKVLESIRPGDQFIKIFHDALIEYLASEKQGLLSERPLRILLCGLNGSGKTTTAAKLALWCKKNKERVGLVAADLMRPAAIEQLTKLASQIDVPVYAPEKEEKIEAFLSRALEQTKQDRLSVVIYDTAGRLDLDEELLKELQLAYSVVLPQEVLLVIDSATGQKGVDIVKAFIEKIPVSGLILSKFDGDARGGAAFSVKKVTGLSVLFLGTGEKVEAFELFRAERLVDRLFGFGDIVSFVEKVEAQIKEQSLAEIEKKIRSKQFGLDDFLVQMRMLKKLGPLDQLLSYLPGFPGKGQIEIDDKKLKRIEAIVLSMTPEERKNPDLINGKRKLRIAKGSGTTVPEINEFLRRFDSVRKLIKKFSSSKEGFKFPFFKN is encoded by the coding sequence TTGGTAGATGATTTTATGTTGGAGCTTTTACAGCAAAAACTGCAGGCACTGTTTAAGAATCTGAGGGGCTATGGAAAACTCAGTGAAGAAAATATTTCTGGAGCTATAAGGGAAATTAGGCTGGCTCTTTTAGCTGCTGATGTTCATTATCAGGTCGTTAGAGATATTTGTGAAGAAGTCAAACAAAAGGCTCTAGGTACAAAGGTCTTGGAAAGCATTCGGCCTGGGGATCAATTCATCAAGATTTTTCATGATGCTCTCATTGAGTATCTTGCATCAGAAAAGCAGGGATTATTGAGTGAACGGCCTTTAAGAATATTGCTGTGTGGGTTAAACGGGTCTGGAAAAACGACCACTGCCGCTAAACTTGCTTTATGGTGCAAAAAGAACAAGGAAAGGGTAGGACTTGTGGCAGCGGATTTGATGCGGCCAGCTGCTATAGAACAGCTAACCAAGCTTGCTTCGCAGATTGATGTTCCAGTGTATGCTCCAGAAAAAGAGGAAAAAATAGAGGCTTTCCTTTCCAGAGCCCTAGAGCAAACAAAGCAAGATCGGCTATCGGTCGTCATTTATGATACGGCAGGAAGGCTAGATTTAGACGAAGAGCTTCTTAAAGAATTACAGCTTGCCTATTCTGTGGTGCTTCCTCAGGAAGTCCTTCTTGTGATTGATTCAGCAACCGGTCAAAAGGGGGTCGACATTGTAAAGGCTTTCATTGAAAAAATTCCTGTTTCAGGGTTGATCCTTTCAAAATTTGATGGGGATGCCAGAGGGGGAGCTGCATTTTCTGTTAAGAAAGTAACAGGACTGTCCGTTTTGTTTTTAGGGACAGGAGAAAAGGTGGAGGCTTTTGAGTTGTTCCGTGCGGAACGATTGGTCGATCGGCTCTTTGGATTTGGAGATATTGTTTCTTTTGTTGAAAAAGTGGAAGCTCAGATAAAAGAACAGTCGCTTGCCGAAATCGAAAAGAAAATCCGTTCCAAGCAATTCGGATTAGATGACTTTCTTGTCCAAATGCGAATGCTTAAAAAGCTGGGACCATTGGACCAACTGTTGTCTTATCTGCCTGGATTCCCAGGAAAAGGACAGATTGAGATTGATGACAAAAAACTCAAAAGGATTGAAGCCATAGTCCTTTCCATGACTCCAGAAGAAAGAAAAAATCCTGATTTAATCAATGGTAAAAGAAAATTAAGAATAGCTAAAGGCAGTGGGACCACTGTTCCGGAGATCAATGAGTTTTTAAGACGATTTGATTCTGTCCGAAAACTAATCAAAAAGTTTTCTTCTTCTAAAGAAGGCTTCAAGTTTCCTTTTTTTAAAAACTAA
- the rpmA gene encoding 50S ribosomal protein L27, with amino-acid sequence MAHKKGQGSTRNGRDSHSKRLGIKEYSGEIVKAGHILLRQRGTKFHPGKNVGMGRDFTLYSLVDGKVFWDGQRRVVHVRPLPELT; translated from the coding sequence ATGGCTCACAAAAAAGGTCAAGGCAGTACAAGAAACGGTAGAGATAGTCATAGTAAAAGACTAGGCATAAAAGAATACAGCGGAGAAATTGTCAAAGCTGGCCATATTCTTTTACGACAGCGGGGAACAAAATTTCATCCAGGAAAAAACGTTGGCATGGGAAGAGATTTTACCCTCTATTCCCTTGTTGACGGCAAGGTTTTTTGGGATGGACAAAGAAGAGTGGTTCATGTTAGACCTCTGCCGGAACTCACTTGA
- a CDS encoding IS1634 family transposase — MFLRIVPIRRPSGKVDQYVRLVESYYDRGKIRQRTIANLGRKELLAPHVDRLVELLRGEPPKTTGSWEAKSAAVWGPTLVARLLWEELGFPELLEASGKRPQAVSLEERAFVLVAHRLICPGSEHALAQWLETDYGADRRGERILPIWKENGRVRVDHRFLWPWYRTLDELIQRKEELEEGLFSRLRDLFSLQPERVFYDLTSTYFEGEGPEELAQFGYSRDRRGGNRQILLGVVMVNGWPIAHHVFRGNLKDGETVQRVVEDLEKRFGLRRVVFVGDRGMVSTANLGFLWSQGHGFLVGLRRRRSSEVLEYLCQAQAGCWQPCAPGSNDRVCEVPGRLPGQRIFVVESAERLAYEQAMREAAVSKIREELEKLAKQVEQGELRDPEKIRAAAGRILSAHHGHRYFCWSLSSGRFEFSQEPLEEEKLLEGKYLILTEEKHLSAVEAVGAYKELSQVERAFRKLKDVLEMRPIYHHDPQRVQAHVFVAALAFLLDRLLEKKLKLAKLPFSTEVAWTHLRTVHVVEADVGGTKHRGVTAGNRQARQILSALKISSLEPWKSKKRTSKTPTQ, encoded by the coding sequence ATGTTTTTACGGATCGTGCCGATTCGGCGGCCAAGCGGGAAGGTGGACCAGTATGTTCGGCTGGTGGAGAGCTATTACGATCGAGGGAAGATTAGGCAGCGGACGATTGCCAATCTGGGGCGGAAGGAGCTTTTGGCTCCGCATGTGGACCGGCTTGTGGAGCTTCTGAGAGGAGAGCCGCCGAAGACGACGGGAAGCTGGGAGGCAAAATCGGCGGCAGTTTGGGGGCCGACCTTGGTGGCGAGGTTGCTTTGGGAGGAGTTAGGGTTTCCGGAGCTTTTGGAGGCATCTGGTAAGAGGCCGCAAGCTGTTTCTCTTGAGGAGAGAGCGTTTGTTTTGGTGGCTCATCGGCTGATTTGTCCAGGAAGCGAACATGCCTTAGCCCAGTGGTTAGAGACGGATTATGGAGCCGATCGGAGGGGAGAACGGATTCTGCCGATATGGAAGGAAAATGGTCGGGTGCGGGTGGACCATCGGTTTCTTTGGCCTTGGTATCGAACGCTGGATGAGCTGATTCAACGGAAGGAAGAGCTGGAAGAGGGGCTTTTTAGTCGGCTGCGAGATCTTTTTTCCCTCCAGCCTGAGAGGGTCTTCTACGACTTGACTTCCACCTATTTTGAAGGGGAAGGGCCAGAGGAGCTAGCTCAATTTGGGTACAGTCGGGACCGACGGGGAGGCAATCGCCAGATTCTTTTGGGGGTGGTGATGGTGAATGGTTGGCCGATTGCCCACCATGTGTTTCGAGGCAATCTCAAGGATGGAGAGACGGTACAGAGGGTGGTGGAGGATTTAGAGAAGCGTTTTGGGCTTCGTCGGGTGGTTTTTGTGGGGGACCGGGGGATGGTGAGCACGGCCAACTTGGGTTTTCTCTGGAGTCAGGGCCATGGGTTTTTGGTGGGACTTCGGCGGCGGAGAAGCTCGGAGGTCCTAGAGTATCTTTGCCAGGCGCAAGCGGGCTGCTGGCAGCCTTGTGCTCCGGGAAGTAATGACCGGGTTTGCGAAGTTCCGGGACGTCTTCCGGGACAGCGGATTTTTGTGGTGGAGAGTGCCGAGCGGCTCGCCTACGAGCAAGCGATGCGGGAGGCAGCGGTCTCGAAGATTCGGGAAGAGCTGGAGAAGCTGGCCAAGCAGGTGGAACAAGGAGAGCTTCGAGATCCTGAGAAAATCAGGGCTGCTGCCGGGCGTATCCTCTCGGCCCATCATGGGCATCGCTACTTTTGCTGGAGTCTTTCTTCCGGTCGCTTCGAGTTTTCTCAAGAGCCTTTGGAAGAGGAGAAGCTTTTGGAAGGCAAGTACCTCATTTTGACAGAAGAAAAACATCTCTCCGCGGTGGAGGCCGTGGGTGCCTACAAGGAGCTTAGCCAAGTGGAACGGGCCTTTCGGAAGCTAAAGGATGTCCTAGAGATGCGTCCGATCTATCATCATGATCCCCAGCGGGTCCAGGCCCATGTCTTTGTTGCCGCCTTGGCCTTCTTGCTTGACCGACTCTTGGAGAAAAAGCTAAAGCTAGCCAAGCTCCCCTTTTCCACCGAAGTGGCCTGGACTCACCTCCGTACCGTCCACGTCGTCGAGGCAGATGTTGGAGGCACCAAACACCGCGGGGTCACAGCAGGAAACCGACAGGCGCGTCAGATCCTTTCCGCTCTGAAAATCAGCTCCTTAGAGCCTTGGAAATCCAAAAAAAGAACCTCTAAAACTCCCACACAGTGA